In Elaeis guineensis isolate ETL-2024a chromosome 1, EG11, whole genome shotgun sequence, a genomic segment contains:
- the LOC140850792 gene encoding uncharacterized protein has protein sequence MENHGKRKSLPSSSRRPKKSRPSGSPSDRGFLRSQSDSWLRSMVADSSNGGQSQFPFGMRVLIVDDDVISLRAVEFLLLRCGYLVTATLDAVTALKLLRENRDNYDLVISDVRMPEMDGFELLEAIGLEMDVPVIMLSADGEVNTVMKGIAYGAVDYLVKPVRLEELRLIWKHVVKKSLHGTKEANNPGDRNNHEEELEDDHEEELDDNHEIELEDNHDRELEADHEKELEDDHTTKVMRKGKERESSSDGSSTQKKPRFVWSPEMHALFLKAVHHLGIDRAVPKKIQDLMNVPGLTRETIASHLQKYRLAIKKNRMGMNLQYYGGVGPNGCGGSYPSLFLLPFNQHLLSNVNTPGGLNPVCHSQNSHYNLSQITPAWLPHLMNNQDNVHQQFMANPQAGQLKLQQFGYALNPYVVGTSNTESGFQGSAYHYLTARPNQVDGHMQNSSHNPCSSTGNPGPNSGPQPGHLSNPFMMGTSNALSGFNSLSCQGLTSTDQVDGSVQNSSYHPCANSGHPGPSSGFQPGLFFDDTNFQHDVLEDSTLAELNARSPMQYEQNKFVDHTGADVGMQGSGDSMDLQSCPDGEIFKEISNSDLTKHPSEHSPSETAFDIDKCDSMDDLDTFFKQFQQ, from the exons ATGGAGAACCACGGAAAGCGAAAGAGCCTCCCCTCTTCCTCTCGTCGACCCAAGAAATCCCGACCGTCAGGGTCTCCATCGGATCGTGGATTTCTCCGCTCCCAATCCGATTCTTGGTTACGATCCATGGTTGCTGACTCTTCCAACGGAGGCCAGTCCCAGTTTCCGTTTGGAATGCGGGTTCTGATCGTGGACGATGATGTCATATCTCTCAGGGCGGTGGAGTTTCTCCTCTTGAGATGCGGCTATCTAG TTACTGCAACCCTGGATGCGGTTACAGCTCTAAAGCTATTAAGAGAGAACAGAGACAATTATGATCTTGTGATTAGTGATGTTCGGATGCCTGAGATGGATGGATTTGAGCTGTTAGAAGCCATTGGACTTGAGATGGATGTACCTGTTATTA TGTTGTCTGCGGATGGCGAAGTAAATACAGTGATGAAAGGTATTGCGTATGGGGCTGTTGACTATTTGGTGAAACCTGTGAGGCTTGAGGAACTTAGGCTCATCTGGAAGCACGTGGTTAAGAAATCATTACATGGTACAAAGGAGGCTAACAATCCTGGTGACAGGAATAATCATGAAGAGGAATTAGAAGATGATCATGAAGAAGAATTAGATGATAATCATGAAATAGAATTAGAAGATAATCATGATAGGGAATTAGAAGCCGATCATGAAAAAGAATTAGAAGATGATCATACTACAAAGGTTATGAgaaaaggcaaagaaagagagagtTCTAGTGATGGCTCATCAACACAGAAAAAGCCTAGGTTTGTATGGTCACCAGAGATGCACGCTCTATTCCTGAAAGCTGTTCATCATTTAGGCATAGATA GAGCAGTGCCTAAAAAAATACAAGATTTAATGAATGTCCCAGGACTTACTCGTGAGACTATTGCAAGTCATTTGCAG AAGTATAGACTGGCTATTAAGAAGAATCGTATGGGAATGAATCTACAATATTATGGTGGTGTTGGTCCAAATGGATGTGGTGGAAGCTATCCAAGCTTATTTCTCCTTCCCTTTAATCAACATCTCCTTTCAAATGTCAATACTCCTGGAGGTCTTAATCCAGTTTGTCATTCTCAAAATTCTCATTATAACCTTTCTCAAATTACACCAGCATGGTTACCTCATTTGATGAACAATCAAGATAATGTACACCAACAATTTATGGCAAATCCCCAAGCAGGTCAATTAAAACTGCAACAGTTTGGATATGCATTGAATCCTTATGTGGTAGGAACATCAAATACTGAATCAGGATTCCAGGGCTCAGCCTATCACTATCTCACTGCAAGACCAAATCAAGTTGACGGCCATATGCAGAATTCTTCTCATAATCCTTGTTCAAGCACTGGAAATCCTGGACCAAATTCAGGTCCCCAACCTGGGCATTTGTCAAATCCTTTCATGATGGGGACATCAAATGCCCTGTCAGGATTCAACAGCTTGAGCTGTCAGGGTCTTACTTCAACAGATCAAGTTGATGGCTCTGTGCAGAATTCTTCTTATCATCCTTGTGCAAACAGTGGACATCCTGGACCAAGCTCAGGTTTCCAACCTGGGTTGTTCTTTGACGATACCAACTTTCAGCATGATGTCTTGGAAGACAGCACCTTAGCTGAGTTGAATGCAAGATCTCCAA TGCAATATGAGCAGAATAAGTTTGTTGACCACACTGGAGCAGATGTGGGAATGCAAGGAAGTGGAGACTCAATGGATTTGCAGAGTTGTCCTGATGGAGAAATATTCAAAGAAATAAGTAATTCAGACTTGACAAAACATCCTTCAGAGCATTCACCATCGGAAACAGCATTTGACATTGACAAGTGTGACTCTATGGATGATCTTGATACATTCTTCAAGCAG TTTCAGCAGTAG